CGCGATCCTGACGGGGCTGGGCTTTCCCCCTTTTCCTTGGCTGACGGATCCGGAGACGGCGCTGTACGGCCTCGTGCTGGTTGGGGTTTGGAAGATCGTCGGCTACAACACGCTCGTCTTTCTCGCCGGTTTGCAAAGCATTCCGCGCGAGATCGACGAGGCGGCCATGCTAGACCGGGCTTCGCCCTGGCGCAAGCTGGTGAAGATCACGGTCCCGATGTTGTCGCCCACGTGGTTCTTTTTGCTTGTCGTCAATACGATCAACGCGTTCCAGGTGTTTGAACCGGTCCAGATCATGACGCAGGGCGGTCCCGTCAACAGCACGAACATGCTCGTCTATTTCATCTACGAGAACGGGTTCGAGTTCTTCAAGATTGGCTACGCTTCTGCCGCCGGGGTGGTGTTGCTCGTGATGATCGGCGTGTGCACGATGATCCATTTTTGGCTTCTTTCGCGAAAGGTCCATTACCGCTGATGGAAGCGGGGGAAGTGGAGGCGATGGGTGTGCGGGCACGCGCGGGGAACGCGGTGCGAAGCGTGTGGAAAGGGTTGGAATACCTCGCGCTGGGTCTGGTGGCTTTGATCTTCGTTTTTCCCTTTGTGTGGATGGTCCTCACGGCGTTCAAGAGCCCCAGGGAGGTGATGCGGTTTCCGCCGCAATGGCTGCCGGAGACGTGGCAGTGGGAAAATTTTGTGCACGCGTGGGCGTCGGGGCCGTTTCTTACCTATTTGGCGAACAGCGCGTTTGTGGCACTGGCCATTCTTGTCCTCCAGCTGGTGACGGGGATCCCTGCCGCGTATGCATTGGCCCGTTACCGTTTTCGTGGAAAAAAGGTTTTTTTTGGGATGACGTTGGCGGCCTTGATGCTTCCGCCGCAGATTACGTTTTTGCCCGTGTTCTTGCAATTGAGCCGGTGGGATTTGCTGAATACGTACTGGGCCTTGATTTTGCCTTACGCCACCAGCGCCTTTGGCATCTTTCTGTTGCGCCAGGCCTTCCTGCAGGTGCCCGAAGAAGTGATCGAGGCGGCCCGGCTCGATCAGGCCAGCGAATGGCAAATTATATGGAAGATCATGGTGCCCATGGCCAGGCCGGTGCTCGTCACGTTTGGCCTCTTCAGCTTCATCTACCACTGGAACGATTATTTCTGGCCCCTCGTGATGACCAATCAGGAGCACATCCGCACCTTGCCTGTCGGTGTGGCGATGCTGAAGGAGTCGGAAGGGGGGGTGAGCTGGAATCTCGTCATGGCGGGGAACGTCATGCTCGTGTTGCCGATCCTGCTCCTCTTCTTCGTCGCGCAACGGCAGATCATCCGGGCATTCGTGTATTCGGGAATAAAGTAAACAAAATTGTTAAAATCAGGGGGTTGGGACCATGAAAAAAGCGGCGTCGCTGTTCCTCTGCTTGCTCCTCTCCCTGTCGCTGCTTTCGGCGTGCCGGCCGTCTACCGAAAGCGTGACGGCAACGCCCCGGGATGCCGGCAAAAACGGCGCGCAAGGTGCAAGCGGGGAACCGGTGGAAATCGATTTCTGGTATTCCCTGAGCGGAAAAAACGGGAAGGTGATCGAGAAGCTGGTGAACCAGTTTAATGCGTCGCAAGCGGAGGTGAAAGTAAAGGCGACATACCAGGGCGACTATTACGAGAATCACGCGAAGGTTATGGCGGCAATCGCCGCCGGAAATCCTCCCGACGTCACGATGATCGAAATCGCCTCCATCCCCGCCTTTGCCAGCAGCGGGGCGTTGCAGGATCTCACGCCGTACGTGAGGGGAGAAAACGGCGTCGACCTGAGCGATTTCATTCCCGGGTTGCTCGGAAACTCGTATTGGCAGGGGAAATTTTACGCGCTCCCGTTTAACCGCAGCACTCCGTTGCTCTACTTGAACCGGGACATGTTGAGGAAAGCCGGGCTCAACCCGGAGGGGCCCAAAACGTGGGACGAATTGCGTCAGTTTGCAAAGAAATTGACCAAAAAAGACGGCAAAGAGCAGATATGGGGGTTTGAGACCCCGATTGACATCTGGTTCTATGAAGCGCTCGTCTTTCAAAACGGCGGCGAGATTCTGAGCGAAGACGGCAAGGCCGTTCGGTTCAACACGGAGAAGGGGATCGAACCGATTCGGTTTTGGAAGGCGATGATCGACGAAGGAATCATGAAACGGCCACCGGGCGAAAAATACAACGCCTGGGAGGTGACGGAGACCGATTTTGTGAACGGAAAGGCGGCCATGATCTTCGCGTCGACGGTGGCCCTGGGCGGGTTGCTCGAAAAGGCGCCGTTTGATGTCGGCACGGCCTTTCTCCCGGCCAAGGAGCGCTACGGCGTGCCGACCGGCGGTGCGAACCTCGTCATGCTGGCGAAATCCAGCGAGAAAGAAAAGGAGGCGGCTTGGAAATTCATGAAGTGGATGACGGACACGCAACAGACGATCGCGTGGAGCAAAGAGACCGGGTATATGCCGGTTCGTGTGTCGGCGGTCGAAAGCGAGGAAATGAAGCGGTTCTACCGGGAACGGCCCCAGTTTAAGGTCGCCGTCGACCAGCTGCAGCATGCCAAGCCGCGCCCGATGTCTCCAGGGTACAAAGAACTGCAGGAAGTGATCATGGCGGAACTCCAGCGGGCGGTGGTGGGGCAGGCCACCGCCGAGGAAGCGGTGCGCGCGGCCGCCGAGAAAGCGGAAAAACTGCTCAAGTGAAGGAACGCCCGGCAGAAAGGAGAATCGCCATGAATCCGTGCGTGGCCCACCGGGGGTGGTCGGGTGCCGCCCCCGAAAACACCCTCGCCGCCATACGTCTGGCTGCGGAGGATCCGGAGATCGAGATGGTCGAGATCGACGTCCAGTTGTCCAGGGACGGCGTTCCCGTCGTCTTTCACGATTTCACCCTGGAGCGGACGACGAACGGTTCGGGACGCGTGTGCGACAGGACCGTGAGGGAACTTCAGGCCCTCGATGCCGGGAGCTGGTTTGACCGGCGGTTTGCGGGGGAAACGATTCCCACGTTGCGGGAGGTGCTGGAATGCGTCAGGGGCCAATGCAAGTTGAACATCGAATTGAAAGCCGCCGGGTTTTCCCCGCCGGGGCTTGCGGAGAAGGTCGTTTCCCTGGTCCGGGAATGCGGGATGCGCGATCAGGTGATCGTCACGTCCTTTCACCATCCGACGGCAAAACGCGTGAAAGAATTGGACCGTGGCTTGACGGTCGGCATCATTGTGTACGGCTGCCCGACGCTGCTGCGTGAACAGATGCGGGATGTACGGGCCGATGTGCTCTCCATCGCGTATCCCTATCTGAGCAAAGAACTTGTTCAGGAGATGCTGGCCGAGGGCAAGGAACTGATCGCGTGGACGGTGGACGATCCCGAGGAGATGCGCGCCATCATGCGCCTCCATCCTTCCATTAAGATTTGCACGAACCGACCGGACGTGTGGAAGCGGGTAAAAGGAGGGGAAAGGCGTTAACGCGGGGCAGCATCCAACGCCTCTGCCACCACATCGACCCAGTGCATGGCGCGCACGGCTCCGTCCAGGCCGGCGCGGTGGAGGCCCAGCTGCATCTGCAGCAGGCAGCCGGGGTTGCCGGTGGCGACGAGATCGGGGGAAAGGCGCGCCACATGGCCCATCTTCCGTTCCAGGATGCGCCCGGCCATCTCCGGCTGGGTGAGGTTGTAGACGCCGGCCGAGCCGCAGCAGCGGTCCGCTTCGGGCAGCTCGCGGAAGGTGACGCCGGGGATGGACGAGAGGAGCTGGCGCACCTCCCGATGAACCCCCATGACGTTGCGCAGGTGGCAGGAGTCCTGGTACGTGACCGTCGCCTCCACGCGGCCGAGGGGCAGCGGCCGGCCGCAGCTTGCGAGGAGCTGGCTGGCGTCGCGCACCCGTTCGCCCATCCAGCGCGCCCCCTCGTCGTCCGGCAGGAGATGGGCGTATTCCTGGAGCATCGCCCCGCAGCCGCCGGCGGCGAGGACGACGAAATCGACGCCGGCGCGGCGGAAGGCTGCGATGTTCCGGCGAGCCAGCTGGCGCGCCAACGCCGTGTCGCCGGTATGGGCGTGCAGGGCGCCGCAGCAGGTCTGCTCCGGCGGGATGATGACCTCGAAGCCCGCTTCGGAAAGGAGCCGCGCCAGGTTCACGTTGGTTTCGGTGTACAGCACGTCCATCACGCACCCGCGAAAGAGGCCCACGGTGGCCACGGGGGCACCCTTCGCCGGGATGCGCGTGCCGATCGTCTCGACGACCCCGCGGGGGGACGGCACGGGCAAGACGGCCTCCATGTCGCGCAGATGGGCCGGCAGGAGGCGGAGCAGGCCGCTTTTGCGCACGACCCTTTGCAGGCCGCTCGTCTGGTAGAACCGCAGCAGGCGGCCCAGCCGCTGCAGCCGCCGCGGATGGGGAAACACGCCGGCGAAAACCACCTTGCGCGCAAGGCGGATGGGCCACGGCGTCGGCGCATGGGCGGCGAGGGCCTCGCGGGCCTGCTCAAGGAGGCGGCCGTAGCGAACGCCCGAGGGGCAGGCCGGCTCGCAGGCCCGGCAGCCGAGGCACAGGTCGAGCTGAGAGCGAAAGGCCTCGTCGGGGACCAAGAAACCGTCCTTGACCGCCTTCATTAGCGCGATGCGCCCGCGGGGCGACGCCGCCTCGTACCCCGTCTCCTGAAACGTGGGGCAGGCCGGCTGGCAAAACCCGCAGCGCATGCAGTTTTCCAGCTCGTCGGCGTCGAGGGCCTCCTGGAGGTGCTTCCATAGCCGGGCGGTCCGGGCCTCGAGGGAAGGCTCTTCTTTCGTTTCCAACGAGGTCGCCATGGCGTTCGGGTTAGGCGTGGACGTGGGGGACACGGTGGATCACCTTCCGTTTCCGCCCGTCCGGCGGAAAGATCTTGCCCGGATTCAGGAGCCCCTGGGGATCAAAGGCGCGCTTGATCCCTTTCAGCACCTCCAGCCCGGCCGCTCCCACCTTCCATTCAAGGTACGGCGCTTTGACCGCGCCGACGCCGTGCTCCCCGGTGATGGTCCCGCCCAGTTCGATGGCCGCGGCAAAAATCTCCTCGAAGGCCTGCTCCACGCGGGCGATTTCGTCCGGGTCGCGGGCGTCGGTCGGGCAGGTGGGATGGAGGTTGCCGTCGCCGGCGTGGCCGAAGGTGCAGATGAGGAGGTCGTACTTTTTCGCGATCTGCGTAATGCGCTCGACCATCGGGGCGATCTGCGCGCGCGGCACGGTGGCGTCTTCGAGGATCGTCGTCGGCCGCAGGCGGGCCA
This sequence is a window from Calditerricola satsumensis. Protein-coding genes within it:
- a CDS encoding carbohydrate ABC transporter permease; this encodes MRHQRIAERVWAFVRPYVYIAPSLIVFVLFFLYPIGFLVFLSFTSWDLISPQKEFVGLANYLELFQSKEFREVVRNTVLYTGLTVGLSLVLAFFLALWLNRKSGFHRIVQGAVFSPHIVSLVSVSLLWLWMMDPQYGLLNAILTGLGFPPFPWLTDPETALYGLVLVGVWKIVGYNTLVFLAGLQSIPREIDEAAMLDRASPWRKLVKITVPMLSPTWFFLLVVNTINAFQVFEPVQIMTQGGPVNSTNMLVYFIYENGFEFFKIGYASAAGVVLLVMIGVCTMIHFWLLSRKVHYR
- a CDS encoding carbohydrate ABC transporter permease encodes the protein MRSVWKGLEYLALGLVALIFVFPFVWMVLTAFKSPREVMRFPPQWLPETWQWENFVHAWASGPFLTYLANSAFVALAILVLQLVTGIPAAYALARYRFRGKKVFFGMTLAALMLPPQITFLPVFLQLSRWDLLNTYWALILPYATSAFGIFLLRQAFLQVPEEVIEAARLDQASEWQIIWKIMVPMARPVLVTFGLFSFIYHWNDYFWPLVMTNQEHIRTLPVGVAMLKESEGGVSWNLVMAGNVMLVLPILLLFFVAQRQIIRAFVYSGIK
- a CDS encoding ABC transporter substrate-binding protein, with product MKKAASLFLCLLLSLSLLSACRPSTESVTATPRDAGKNGAQGASGEPVEIDFWYSLSGKNGKVIEKLVNQFNASQAEVKVKATYQGDYYENHAKVMAAIAAGNPPDVTMIEIASIPAFASSGALQDLTPYVRGENGVDLSDFIPGLLGNSYWQGKFYALPFNRSTPLLYLNRDMLRKAGLNPEGPKTWDELRQFAKKLTKKDGKEQIWGFETPIDIWFYEALVFQNGGEILSEDGKAVRFNTEKGIEPIRFWKAMIDEGIMKRPPGEKYNAWEVTETDFVNGKAAMIFASTVALGGLLEKAPFDVGTAFLPAKERYGVPTGGANLVMLAKSSEKEKEAAWKFMKWMTDTQQTIAWSKETGYMPVRVSAVESEEMKRFYRERPQFKVAVDQLQHAKPRPMSPGYKELQEVIMAELQRAVVGQATAEEAVRAAAEKAEKLLK
- a CDS encoding glycerophosphodiester phosphodiesterase produces the protein MNPCVAHRGWSGAAPENTLAAIRLAAEDPEIEMVEIDVQLSRDGVPVVFHDFTLERTTNGSGRVCDRTVRELQALDAGSWFDRRFAGETIPTLREVLECVRGQCKLNIELKAAGFSPPGLAEKVVSLVRECGMRDQVIVTSFHHPTAKRVKELDRGLTVGIIVYGCPTLLREQMRDVRADVLSIAYPYLSKELVQEMLAEGKELIAWTVDDPEEMRAIMRLHPSIKICTNRPDVWKRVKGGERR
- a CDS encoding (Fe-S)-binding protein — its product is MATSLETKEEPSLEARTARLWKHLQEALDADELENCMRCGFCQPACPTFQETGYEAASPRGRIALMKAVKDGFLVPDEAFRSQLDLCLGCRACEPACPSGVRYGRLLEQAREALAAHAPTPWPIRLARKVVFAGVFPHPRRLQRLGRLLRFYQTSGLQRVVRKSGLLRLLPAHLRDMEAVLPVPSPRGVVETIGTRIPAKGAPVATVGLFRGCVMDVLYTETNVNLARLLSEAGFEVIIPPEQTCCGALHAHTGDTALARQLARRNIAAFRRAGVDFVVLAAGGCGAMLQEYAHLLPDDEGARWMGERVRDASQLLASCGRPLPLGRVEATVTYQDSCHLRNVMGVHREVRQLLSSIPGVTFRELPEADRCCGSAGVYNLTQPEMAGRILERKMGHVARLSPDLVATGNPGCLLQMQLGLHRAGLDGAVRAMHWVDVVAEALDAAPR